In Cytophagia bacterium CHB2, the following proteins share a genomic window:
- a CDS encoding NAD-dependent epimerase/dehydratase family protein, whose product MSLNVLFIGGTGTISSACVQRAVERGMQLCLLNRGQSRRSVPPGVEILRGDIRNKDAVQKALGSRMFDAVVEWIAFTPDHIEVDLELFRGRTSQYVFISSASVYQTPPASLPVTESTPLRNPFWAYSRAKIACEDRLIKAYREENFPITIVRPSHTYDRTLFPMHGQ is encoded by the coding sequence ATGAGCCTGAACGTTTTATTCATCGGCGGCACCGGTACGATCAGCTCGGCGTGCGTGCAACGTGCCGTTGAGCGCGGTATGCAACTTTGTTTGCTGAATCGCGGCCAGAGCCGGCGCAGCGTTCCGCCCGGTGTTGAAATTCTGCGCGGCGATATTCGCAACAAAGATGCAGTTCAAAAAGCCCTCGGCAGCAGGATGTTTGATGCCGTCGTTGAGTGGATTGCCTTTACACCGGATCACATTGAAGTGGATTTGGAGTTGTTTCGCGGACGCACCTCGCAATATGTGTTCATCAGCTCGGCCTCGGTTTATCAAACCCCACCCGCCTCCCTGCCGGTTACGGAATCCACCCCGCTCCGAAATCCTTTTTGGGCATATTCGCGTGCAAAGATTGCTTGTGAAGATCGTTTAATCAAAGCTTATCGTGAAGAGAATTTTCCGATCACGATTGTTCGCCCGTCGCACACTTATGATCGCACGCTGTTTCCGATGCACGGGCAA